The following coding sequences are from one Polyodon spathula isolate WHYD16114869_AA chromosome 7, ASM1765450v1, whole genome shotgun sequence window:
- the LOC121318303 gene encoding protein Wnt-16-like: MEKKTAFGLHRLCVILILSLSAFPYSKGSWAWLGITSLGIPEKLGCANLPLTNKQKDLCKRKPYLLPSIKEGARLAIHECQSQFKNERWNCSTTSDQSVFGYELTSGTKESAFIYAVTAAGLVHAVTRSCSAGNMTECSCDTSLQGGGSPSEGWHWGGCSDHIQYGMGFSRKFIDNTVKNISVKGGGALLTMNLHNSEAGRQAIGKMMSTDCRCHGVSGSCAVKTCWKTMSSFERVGRFLKDRYENSIQVLDRSKKKVRRKEKDHRRVPISKEELIYVNKSPNYCLEDKKLGIAGTRGRECNRTSTGPGGCNLLCCGQGYNTHVVRHVERCECKFVWCCYVRCRRCESITDVHTCK, from the exons ATGGAGAAAAAAACTGCTTTTGGATTACATCGACTTTGCGTTATCTTGATTTTGAGTCTATCTGCTTTTCCCTATTCCAAAGGAAGCTGGGC gtGGCTGGGAATTACATCCCTAGGAATCCCTGAAAAGCTGGGATGTGCAAATCTACCTCtgacaaataaacagaaagatcTTTGCAAAAGAAAACCGTATCTTTTGCCCAGCATCAAAGAGGGAGCTCGGCTGGCGATACACGAGTGCCAGAGTCAGTTCAAAAACGAGAGGTGGAACTGCTCCACGACATCAGATCAGTCGGTATTCGGATACGAACTTACAAGCG GAACAAAGGAGTCTGCATTTATTTACGCAGTGACTGCAGCAGGCCTGGTGCATGCGGTGACCCGCTCATGCAGCGCAGGAAATATGACCGAGTGCTCATGTGATACCAGCCTGCAAGGAGGGGGCTCGCCCAGTGAGGGCTGGCACTGGGGGGGCTGCTCCGATCACATCCAGTATGGAATGGGGTTCAGCAGGAAGTTTATTGACAACACGGTGAAGAACATCTCTGTCAAAGGGGGAGGTGCCCTTTTAACCATGAATCTACACAACAGCGAGGCTGGCAGGCAG GCCATTGGGAAGATGATGTCTACTGACTGTCGCTGCCATGGAGTGTCTGGGTCTTGTGCAGTGAAGACCTGTTGGAAAACCATGTCCTCTTTTGAGAGGGTTGGTCGTTTCCTGAAGGACAGATATGAAAACAGCATTCAGGTCCTCGACAGGTCAAAAAAGAAGGTGCGGAGGAAAGAGAAGGACCACCGCAGAGTACCCATCAGCAAGGAAGAGCTGATCTACGTGAACAAGTCCCCGAACTACTGTCTTGAAGACAAGAAGTTAGGAATTGCTGGGACTCGTGGTAGAGAGTGTAACCGCACTTCCACTGGGCCAGGTGGGTGTAATCTGCTGTGCTGTGGCCAGGGTTACAATACTCACGTGGTCAGACACGTGGAGAGGTGCGAGTGCAAATTTGTGTGGTGTTGCTACGTGCGCTGCAGACGGTGTGAAAGCATAACTGACGTGCACACCTGCAAATAG